ACATGGAAGAACCTGAAGACGACCCCGGTCAGTTTACTAATCCGGAAGATTGGAGTGGCCCCGTCGGTGAGACCGTAAATGCAAATATCATGAAACTTAACATAATGATTCCTTACAGGGACTTCACTTTCGGAAGCGATTTCTCGATTTATTTCGGAGGTTATTTCAAGAAGAACGGTGGTTATGACAAACCGATTTTCGAAATAAGGCCTTATGTATCTTATATCTTCTAGGTTGTGGTGGGACCGGGCGAGCAAGCCCATGAAGCTCAGATGTCTGCTGTCGCTGCAAAGCCGCCCGAGCCTTCAATGGTCAGCGTTTTCTGAATTCAACGAAGAGGCTAGATGCCGAATTAAGTATATCTAGAGGGGTAAGATTCCGAGCGCGCGTAGAGTTCAGAGGTTTGAAAATCAAGATCGGCAGGCTTCAATTCGAGAAAAACCATATTCGGGACTACCAAGAGCAGGAAGAGGAAGCAGATCCTTTACGGTATCGTTACTGACAGTACAAAAGGGGTGAAAAACGGTATAGATCAAAGGAACCGGTCAGTCCCTGTTTTCATGAGAGCACACACCCCATAGCGAGAGGGCCCCCATCAAGTGGGAATTTAGATCAAAAGTGTAGAGATTGCGAAGCAGTTTTTTGTTTGACGATAATAACGATCCTTGAAATAAGGAACGAAATGTTTGAGAGCCATATAGAGATCATCTAGGTAATGATGAGCCATAAGAGCCGCTGTTCGCAGTGAGATAAAGTTCTCCGTCGACGAGTGAGCCTTTCTCTCTTCTATCCCTGTAACTTGCATCTTGTTACGTGCAACCGGTTTCTTCCTGGAGGAGGACTGCTCACGGTCAAGGGATCTTGGGCTTCAAAGCGCTCAGCTTCTTCAATTAAGCGTCCGGCGGCTATTCTAGAAGCGAAGCCCTTGACAACGATCTCTCACGGTGCCCAGTGCGCAGCCGAAAAAGGCCTTTACAGCTTTCTTTTTGAATTGCATGAGCTGTCTCAGATAAATCCAAAGACAAGAAATCCGATCACGAAGCCAACTATCAGTCCCAGGATCAATCCTCTTGTGAATTTGTCTGGTTTTCTTCCTGGAGTTGGGGATTCTCCTCTTTGACTTTCTTTGTACCAGTCTCTATCGTAGATTCCCAATCATGATCACTCCTCTCTTTTATGATAAACTCCTTCCAGAATCGCTTTATGAAGAGTATCAGAGGCACGGCGAACAATACGCCGAAAATTCCGATAAGCTCTCCAAAAGCCACCAGCGATACCAGAATAACAAACCAGTTTATCTTAACACGATGAGAGAGAATTCTTGGTGAAAGCAGCCACATATCTATCTGATTTGCTATCAAGAGCACAATCGCTCCACCAATAACACCCCAGATGCCGTTTTGAACATAGCCGAGAAGCAGCATCGGGATAGTTGTTACAACAACTCCCAAGAAGGGTATGAAATTCGTCATTCCTGCAAGAAGTCCCAGGAAGAGAGCGTTCGGGATTCCCACAATCGCTGCACCTGCACCTATCATAATTCCTTCGATTACCGATATTAGAACCTGGCCAGCGACATAGGTCTGAAAATCAGTGTACAGAGAATTGAGAAAACCGGTTACCCTGGATTGATCGCAGCTGGGGAAGATAATAGGAACCTTCCTTCTCAAGATTCCGGTTCTTCTTGCAATCACGAAGGCCGCTACTATCATGAGAATAATCCCGGTAATCCATGATGTAATGTTTGAGGCAACATATCTTCCCAGTTCAATAGCACCACCAGTTAACAATTGTGAAGCTCTCTGGGCAAGGTCCGTAACGGAATCTGCAATAAACGGAGGAAGTCTTTCGAGCCACTCTTCAAAACTTCCGTCCATGAAGAGGGCATCCATCTCAGTGGCAATACTACGGATTCCGTTGATCGTAATCGGAATGGCGCTGTACACAAGAAAGAATAAGAAGAATAGCAATACCATTCCAGTAATGATTCCAAGAGCAGTCTTCGATGTTTTCTTTGTAACGAATGCGGATGGTGCACTAATTATTAGAGAGAAAAGAAAAGCAAGTCCGATGACCCGCGAGGTCATTGGAAAGAGAAATAGTGTGGAGAATATCGCAATGAAGTATCCAAGAATCCATAGCCTAGTCTTTTCCATATTGGCGCGCCTCCAGAGCTGAGAAGATTTGATCTGCTTTGTGTTGTATACTGAATATGTGCTTTCAATAAAGAGGTGTCCTATGAGAAGAGTATATATTATGGTGATCGTGTTTTTTTTAATTTCTGTGATGTCATTTGGATCAACTCACTCTTCAAGAATACTGTCTCCCGGATCGGTGAAGGCTATGCTGGGTTTCAAAGATGTGGGATTGAGGATCGGCATACTTCCCTTTCTAGAGGCCGGTTGGTTCATCGATGAGGGTTCATACTTCACTCTTGGCTACGATGGCAACTTTCATGTCGCGTCCCGCGTCTCATTTTCTTCACTGGAGGAAGCGAGGGTGGTTGCAGAGTTAGGATATGACTTCAATGTTGTGTATCTGGAAGTTAGCGGCCTGTATGAATATTCTGCGCCTGACGCATCCTTCCTTGGTGGGCAACTGAAAACAGAAGTATTCTTTGACAACTATTTGAGTACTGTCAGTGCCACTCTGGGAAGATTTCAGAAGGTAGCCGGTGAGACTGAAAAGAAAAGCTACACCTCTGTGGGGTTCTCAGCGAGGAGAAGACTGGATATTGACAAGAAGTTCTACTTTGTGAATATTGAAAGTATTGAACTGGCCGGCACACTGAAGTGGGAAATCAAGGATGATCTCGCCTCTTTCAACCCTTTTCCTGCTTACAGTTTCGTGGGGATGCAGCTGAACCTAGGATTTCTTAACTGATAAACAAAGTCTTTTCCTGCTCCTTGTCAGGAATGGCGATATTTGTATCTGCTTTAGTGATGAATAATCCTCATACCGACAAGTTCATGAAAGGAGTTTTGCTATCTCATCTACTTCTTTTTCGTCGGACATCTCTCCATCGACGGACATCTCCATAACCTTGCCCGCCATGTAAGTTAAGAGGCGATGGGATACCTTGGAAGCTCTTCTCATGGACATAGAAGCTCCTAGAGCCCTCTCGACTCTATCGTAGAAGTCGGCTCTTGCGTTGATTAGAATCTCTCTTACCCTTTTGTTCTTCATTCCATGAAGCCAAAGATAAACAAGAGAAACCATTATGTCAGATCTTTCGGAATAAAGCTTTAGCACCTCGGCATAGAGATCCCTGGCAATCTCAACGGGTTGTTTGGCTTGATCGATGAGTGGTTCGAGTCTTGGAAGTACGTAGTTGTTCAGAATGTGCCTGGATAGATCTATGAGCATTCCCTCTTTGGAGCGATGGTGATAGTGAATTGCAGCAAGATTGACTTCTGCGATGCTTGAAACCTTTCGTGTGCTCAGTCCCTCAATTGTTTCCTCAGCGATCACCTGTATAGCGGCTTCCATAATTCTCTCTCTCGTTTCTTGTCCACGCACTGTCGTCACCCCTTTCAATCATTCGTATAACACATTATATCACATTGTGTTTGAAAGTGAACGGCGAAGCCGGGAAATACCCGGCTTCTTTTTATGGAATAATCCTTGTGCCCGACTTTCCCCTAAGTGCCTGGTCGACCTTCTCCAGAGAGGTTATTATTGCTTCCTTTCCCGTTCTTGAAGCAAATTCAATTGCTGATTCTATTTTCGGCAGCATGCTTCCCTTTGCGAAGTGACCGGCATCGATCAACATTTTACCTTCTTCGACAGTAACTACCCTCAGTTCTCTTTGGTCTTTCTTTCCAAAGTTGATGTATGCGTGGTCGACACCGGTAAGAATTACTAAGGCATCGGCATCAATCAGTTTCGCAAGCAGTGCGGACGCTCTATCTTTATCGATGACCGCCTCTACACCTTTTATCATTCCCCTCTCATCTCGAGCAACCGGAATTCCTCCACCGCCTGCCGCTACAACAATTGTCCCATCGTTGATCATCTCTCGTATCGGTTCAATCTCCAGCACATCAAGTGGTATCGGAGAGGGGACTACACGACGAAAACCCCTACCCGCATCTTCTTTCACAGTCCAGCCTTTGGTTCTTTCAAGTTCCTTAGCGGTCTTCTCATCATAGAACGGTCCGACCGGCTTTGAAGGGTGCAGGAATCCCTCGTCTTCCCTATCTACTACGATTTGAGTCAGAACGCACGCAATGTCTCTTCTTTTGCCTCGCTTCAGAAGCTCATTGTTCAGG
The Mesotoga sp. Brook.08.105.5.1 DNA segment above includes these coding regions:
- a CDS encoding AI-2E family transporter, producing MEKTRLWILGYFIAIFSTLFLFPMTSRVIGLAFLFSLIISAPSAFVTKKTSKTALGIITGMVLLFFLFFLVYSAIPITINGIRSIATEMDALFMDGSFEEWLERLPPFIADSVTDLAQRASQLLTGGAIELGRYVASNITSWITGIILMIVAAFVIARRTGILRRKVPIIFPSCDQSRVTGFLNSLYTDFQTYVAGQVLISVIEGIMIGAGAAIVGIPNALFLGLLAGMTNFIPFLGVVVTTIPMLLLGYVQNGIWGVIGGAIVLLIANQIDMWLLSPRILSHRVKINWFVILVSLVAFGELIGIFGVLFAVPLILFIKRFWKEFIIKERSDHDWESTIETGTKKVKEENPQLQEENQTNSQED
- a CDS encoding TetR/AcrR family transcriptional regulator — encoded protein: MRGQETRERIMEAAIQVIAEETIEGLSTRKVSSIAEVNLAAIHYHHRSKEGMLIDLSRHILNNYVLPRLEPLIDQAKQPVEIARDLYAEVLKLYSERSDIMVSLVYLWLHGMKNKRVREILINARADFYDRVERALGASMSMRRASKVSHRLLTYMAGKVMEMSVDGEMSDEKEVDEIAKLLS
- the arcC gene encoding carbamate kinase, whose translation is MKRIVVAIGGNALNKPNEKPTAEIMEKNLLSTTSYLADLVEEGYELIITHGNGPQVGNLLVQQDMSKDVFPPFPIDVNDAMTQGSIGYLITQTLNNELLKRGKRRDIACVLTQIVVDREDEGFLHPSKPVGPFYDEKTAKELERTKGWTVKEDAGRGFRRVVPSPIPLDVLEIEPIREMINDGTIVVAAGGGGIPVARDERGMIKGVEAVIDKDRASALLAKLIDADALVILTGVDHAYINFGKKDQRELRVVTVEEGKMLIDAGHFAKGSMLPKIESAIEFASRTGKEAIITSLEKVDQALRGKSGTRIIP